In a single window of the Rhopalosiphum padi isolate XX-2018 chromosome 1, ASM2088224v1, whole genome shotgun sequence genome:
- the LOC132932192 gene encoding sodium/potassium-transporting ATPase subunit alpha-like, with protein MGSKEAESGGAKTAKMSDLKKEIDLDDHRIPLPELYTRYETDPERGLTTSQAKRLLLRDGPNSLTPPKRTPAWIILLKHLFEGFSILLWTGAALCFLAYGIQYSTSEEPQEDNLWLGTVLVLVCVITGVFAYSQEAKSSRIMDSFKNMVPQYANVVRDGERKNILSSELVRGDIVEVKFGDRVPADVRIIEAHNFKVDNSSLTGETEPQPRDSAVSKVQVLEANNLAFFSTNAVEGTAKALVILCGDNTVMGRIAGLTTRLEQRDTPIANEIHHFMHLISAWAIFLGVSFFIMAFLLGYHWLDAFIFLIGIIVANVPEGLLATVTVCLSLTAKRMASKNCVVKHLEAVETLGSTSTICSDKTGTLTQNRMTVTHLSYNKEIIEVDYFKDPTGVTEEARNTKAYQSLVRGGCLCSRAEFICGQDNTPVLKREVMGDASEAAIIKFSELAVGDVMAFRDQHKKVAEIPFNSSDKFQVSIHALPSKGQLLVMKGAPERILARCTRMRYGDGVVELDENIRQEMDEIIEQLGSYGERVLGFCDLFLSTDQFPIGFNFTTDPPNFPLTDLRFLGLMSMIDPPRPGVPDAVAKCRSAGIRVIMVTGDHPVTAKAIAKAVGIITEGSETLEDIAKRRRVPVSSLDPRESTTIVIQGSLLRDMSTEELEHVLRTNREIVFARTSPTQKLNIVEGCQNLGAIVAVTGDGVNDSPALKKADIGIAMGITGSDVSKQTADMILLDDNFASIVTGVEEGRLIFDNLKKSIAYTLASNVPEITPFLLFILSGIPLPLGVVAVLCIDLGTDMWPAISLAYERAESDIMLRHPRNPSTDKLVNGKLIFVAYGQIGVIEAVAGFFSYFVIMAQCGWLPRRLIGIRNEWDSKSVNDLEDSYGQEWTFTHRKELEYTCHTAFFIAIVVVQWADLIICKTRYNSICHQGMDNWVLNFGMVFETLAACFVSYCPGMTEVLKTYPVKAEWWLPGLPFAVVIFVYDECRRFWLRTHPGGWVERHTYY; from the coding sequence ATGGGTTCCAAAGAGGCGGAAAGCGGTGGTGCCAAAACCGCCAAAATGAGCGATCTCAAAAAAGAAATCGACTTGGATGATCACCGGATACCGTTGCCGGAGCTATACACTCGTTATGAAACGGATCCAGAGAGAGGTTTAACGACCTCCCAAGCTAAGCGGTTATTGCTTAGGGATGGTCCTAATTCTTTAACCCCACCTAAGAGGACTCCTGCGTGGATAATCCTGTTGAAACACCTGTTTGAAGGATTTTCAATCCTGTTATGGACAGGTGCGGCCCTGTGCTTTTTAGCATATGGTATTCAATATTCCACATCTGAAGAACCACAGGAAGACAACCTATGGCTGGGTACAGTATTAGTACTTGTATGTGTAATAACAGGTGTTTTTGCTTACAGTCAAGAAGCAAAAAGTTCAAGAATTATGGATTCCTTCAAAAACATGGTACCACAATACGCCAACGTTGTGCGAGACGGTGAACGGAAAAACATACTGAGCTCAGAACTGGTAAGAGGTGACATTGTGGAAGTCAAGTTCGGTGATCGAGTTCCCGCCGACGTTCGTATTATCGAGGCCCATAATTTTAAAGTGGATAACTCATCTTTGACTGGAGAAACTGAACCACAACCTCGGGATTCGGCTGTATCTAAAGTACAAGTATTGGAAGCGAACAATTTGGCATTCTTTTCCACTAATGCGGTTGAAGGAACTGCAAAAGCTCTTGTGATACTTTGTGGTGATAACACTGTAATGGGGCGTATTGCTGGACTGACTACAAGGCTGGAACAAAGAGATACACCAATCGCTAATGAAATTCATCATTTCATGCATTTGATTTCTGCTTGGGCAATTTTCCTAGGAGTGTCATTTTTCATAATGGCATTCTTACTTGGATACCATTGGTTGGatgcttttatatttttgatcggAATAATTGTCGCTAATGTACCAGAAGGTCTTCTCGCTACCGTGACCGTGTGTTTGTCTTTGACAGCAAAACGGATGGCATCGAAAAATTGTGTCGTAAAACATCTCGAAGCAGTCGAAACTCTTGGATCTACATCTACTATCTGTTCTGACAAAACAGGAACGCTGACTCAAAACCGCATGACTGTAAcacatttaagttataataaggaAATAATTGAGGTGGATTACTTCAAAGACCCGACAGGTGTAACAGAAGAGGCTAGGAACACCAAAGCTTATCAGTCGCTTGTTAGAGGCGGGTGTCTTTGCAGTAGAGCTGAATTTATATGCGGACAAGATAATACACCAGTTTTAAAGAGAGAAGTCATGGGTGACGCGTCTGAAGCcgctataattaaattttccgAGCTTGCAGTAGGGGATGTTATGGCTTTCCGTGATCAACATAAAAAAGTAGCAGAAATTCCGTTCAATTCCTCCGATAAATTCCAAGTTTCAATTCACGCATTACCGTCAAAAGGACAATTGTTAGTTATGAAAGGAGCACCAGAAAGGATTTTAGCTCGTTGTACTAGAATGCGTTATGGTGACGGTGTTGTTGAATTGGACGAAAACATCAGACAAGAAATGGACGAAATCATTGAACAACTAGGAAGTTACGGTGAACGTGTTCTTGGTTTTTGTGATCTTTTTCTAAGTACAGATCAGTTTCCAATTGGCTTCAACTTTACCACAGATCCTCCTAATTTTCCTTTGACTGATTTGAGATTTTTAGGTCTGATGTCTATGATTGACCCTCCAAGACCTGGCGTTCCAGATGCCGTTGCTAAGTGCCGATCAGCTGGTATTCGTGTTATCATGGTAACTGGTGATCATCCCGTGACAGCTAAAGCTATTGCAAAGGCAGTGGGTATCATAACTGAAGGTTCTGAAACTCTTGAGGATATTGCTAAACGACGTCGAGTACCGGTATCATCTTTAGATCCACGGGAATCTACAACAATCGTTATACAAGGTTCATTATTAAGAGATATGTCCACCGAAGAACTGGAACACGTTTTAAGAACAAACAGAGAAATCGTATTTGCCCGGACTTCCCCAACACAAAAGTTGAATATTGTTGAAGGTTGTCAAAATTTGGGAGCTATCGTGGCTGTAACTGGAGATGGCGTCAACGATTCACCGGCTTTGAAAAAAGCAGATATTGGTATAGCTATGGGCATAACAGGTTCAGATGTATCCAAACAAACTGCCGACATGATATTATTGGACGATAATTTTGCATCTATTGTAACTGGAGTGGAAGAAGGGCGCCTTATCTTCgacaatttgaaaaaatctaTAGCGTATACTTTGGCGTCCAACGTCCCGGAGATAACTCCATTCTTACTGTTCATCCTTAGTGGTATTCCGTTGCCACTCGGTGTTGTTGCCGTACTTTGTATTGATTTGGGAACTGACATGTGGCCAGCTATATCATTGGCTTACGAAAGGGCAGAATCCGATATTATGTTAAGACATCCCAGAAATCCATCAACCGACAAATTGGTAAACGGTAAACTTATTTTTGTCGCCTATGGCCAAATCGGAGTCATAGAAGCTGTAGCAGGATTTTTCTCGTACTTCGTCATTATGGCTCAATGCGGATGGTTACCGCGGAGATTGATTGGCATACGTAATGAATGGGATTCAAAGTCAGTTAATGACCTGGAAGACTCTTATGGCCAAGAATGGACATTTACGCATAGAAAAGAGCTAGAATATACCTGCCATACTGCCTTCTTCATAGCTATTGTTGTAGTGCAATGGGCTGATTTGATTATTTGCAAGACTCGTTACAATTCCATTTGCCACCAAGGTATGGACAATTGGGTTTTGAATTTCGGAATGGTTTTCGAAACATTAGCTGCCTGTTTTGTGTCTTACTGTCCTGGTATGACCGAGGTGCTCAAGACCTATCCCGTGAAAGCCGAATGGTGGCTCCCCGGTTTACCTTTTGCCGTAGTCATATTCGTTTATGACGAATGTCGGCGTTTTTGGCTCAGGACTCATCCAGGTGGATGGGTCGAACGACAcacttactattaa